In Marinicauda algicola, one DNA window encodes the following:
- a CDS encoding YHS domain-containing (seleno)protein produces MRLLVCGLVALLLLPALALGRPSAGYAPVRVNGTELARSAQYASASGTALHGFDTIAYHTEGAAVPGDPGIAAEYNGAVWLFSSAEHRDLFLADPARYAPAYDGHCAYAAGVGGKAAGNPHYWHIEDGVLFVNLDARVQAEFLADTATLISNGVRNWNTGSGALFGGGPLHERPASRPLRDVEGEVLAGSGTSP; encoded by the coding sequence ATGCGCCTCCTCGTCTGCGGGCTTGTCGCCCTGCTCCTACTGCCCGCCCTCGCCCTCGGCCGGCCCTCGGCCGGCTACGCGCCGGTCAGGGTCAACGGCACCGAACTCGCCCGCTCGGCGCAGTATGCGAGCGCGTCGGGCACGGCCCTGCACGGCTTCGACACCATCGCCTATCATACCGAAGGCGCCGCCGTGCCCGGCGACCCGGGCATCGCGGCCGAATACAACGGCGCGGTCTGGCTGTTCTCGAGCGCCGAACACCGCGATCTCTTCCTCGCCGACCCGGCCCGCTACGCGCCGGCCTATGACGGCCACTGCGCCTACGCCGCCGGGGTCGGCGGCAAGGCCGCGGGTAATCCGCACTACTGGCACATCGAGGACGGCGTCCTGTTCGTCAATCTCGATGCCCGCGTGCAGGCGGAGTTCCTGGCCGATACCGCGACGTTGATCTCGAACGGGGTGAGGAACTGGAATACGGGCTCGGGCGCCCTGTTCGGCGGCGGCCCTCTGCACGAGCGCCCCGCCTCCCGCCCGCTGCGCGATGTCGAGGGCGAGGTGTTGGCCGGGAGCGGGACTAGCCCTTGA
- the trmB gene encoding tRNA (guanosine(46)-N7)-methyltransferase TrmB, producing MNDTPSSAPRRRLYGRAQGHKLRPRQQALVDRLLPQLSWPDEGAVDPAALLPGFGSHVLEIGFGAAEHLIGQAARAPQTGFLGIEPFLNGVAKALAGIEEHGLENVRVKRGDARDELERMPDAAFDRVFLLFPDPWPKARHWKRRFVQEDTARDLARVLKPGGALRVATDVKVYADHALPILLATPGLEWTAREAGDWRVPPEDHITTRYESKNLGDCAPVFMEFVKG from the coding sequence ATGAACGACACGCCTTCCTCCGCGCCGCGCCGGCGGCTCTACGGCCGCGCGCAGGGCCACAAGCTGCGCCCGCGCCAGCAGGCGCTGGTGGACCGGCTGCTGCCGCAACTTTCCTGGCCGGACGAGGGCGCGGTCGACCCGGCCGCGCTGCTGCCGGGCTTCGGGTCCCATGTGCTGGAGATCGGCTTCGGGGCGGCCGAGCACCTGATCGGCCAGGCCGCGCGGGCTCCGCAAACCGGATTCCTCGGCATCGAACCCTTCCTGAACGGCGTCGCCAAGGCGCTCGCGGGCATCGAGGAGCACGGTCTGGAAAATGTCCGGGTGAAACGCGGCGATGCGCGCGACGAACTCGAGCGCATGCCCGACGCCGCCTTCGACCGCGTCTTCCTCCTGTTTCCCGATCCCTGGCCGAAGGCGCGCCACTGGAAGCGCCGCTTCGTGCAGGAGGACACCGCGCGCGATCTCGCCCGCGTGCTGAAGCCCGGCGGAGCCCTGCGCGTGGCGACCGACGTGAAGGTCTATGCCGACCACGCCCTGCCGATCCTGCTGGCCACGCCCGGCCTTGAATGGACGGCGAGGGAGGCCGGCGACTGGCGCGTCCCGCCGGAAGACCACATCACCACGCGCTACGAGAGCAAGAATCTCGGCGACTGCGCGCCGGTGTTCATGGAGTTCGTCAAGGGCTAG
- a CDS encoding tyrosine recombinase XerC: MAEPVPFAAACRAFAGHLAGERRMSPRTVEAYGRDLAQLEDFLTGHLGKRPALADLEALAPADWRAFLAARRREGAGARTLQRQLSAVRSFFAYARRRWGAENAALALVDAPKAPRRAPRPVSEPAARELIADAASDPDTPAWVRARDAAVLSLLYGAGLRISEALSLKGRDHPLPEVLRITGKGSKTRIVPVLPAVSQAVSAYVAATPHHLDADGPLFRAIRGGPLGARAVQETMARLRSRLGLAPTATPHALRHAFATHLLAGGGDLRAIQELLGHASLSTTQVYAEIEASGLMKIHAATHPRARKRA; the protein is encoded by the coding sequence ATGGCTGAGCCGGTCCCCTTCGCCGCGGCGTGCCGCGCCTTTGCCGGGCACCTGGCCGGCGAGCGGCGCATGAGCCCGCGCACGGTGGAGGCCTATGGCCGCGATCTCGCCCAGCTGGAGGACTTCCTCACCGGCCATCTCGGCAAGCGCCCCGCGCTCGCCGACCTCGAAGCGCTCGCGCCCGCCGACTGGCGCGCCTTCCTCGCCGCGCGGCGCCGCGAGGGGGCGGGGGCGCGCACCCTGCAGCGCCAGCTCTCTGCGGTGCGCAGCTTCTTCGCCTACGCCAGGCGCCGCTGGGGCGCGGAGAATGCCGCCCTCGCCCTGGTGGATGCGCCCAAGGCCCCGCGCCGCGCGCCCCGGCCGGTCAGCGAACCGGCCGCGCGCGAACTCATCGCGGACGCCGCCTCCGACCCGGACACCCCGGCCTGGGTGCGCGCGAGGGACGCCGCGGTGCTGAGCCTTCTCTACGGGGCGGGGCTGCGCATCTCCGAAGCCCTGTCCCTGAAGGGCCGCGACCATCCCCTGCCCGAGGTGCTGCGCATCACCGGCAAGGGCTCCAAGACGCGAATCGTGCCCGTTCTTCCGGCGGTATCGCAGGCTGTCTCGGCCTATGTGGCCGCTACTCCCCATCATCTTGACGCGGACGGACCGCTGTTTCGCGCGATTCGCGGCGGTCCCCTGGGCGCGCGGGCGGTGCAGGAGACGATGGCCCGGCTTCGCAGCCGGCTCGGCCTTGCTCCGACCGCGACCCCGCACGCCCTGCGCCACGCGTTCGCTACCCACCTGCTCGCCGGCGGCGGGGATTTGCGGGCGATCCAGGAACTGCTCGGCCACGCCTCGCTGTCCACGACGCAGGTCTATGCCGAGATCGAGGCGAGCGGGCTGATGAAGATCCATGCCGCCACCCATCCCAGGGCCAGGAAGCGGGCGTGA
- a CDS encoding DUF484 family protein — protein sequence MSDTDASKPRLFAVPGSGLPDTGELRADSVVDINAAARAKLQGEIRRLKATNEALIALAKANLAVQAQTHSAVLAILEADTLAAFDRKLAGRVAGALNVDLVKVFIEGHAPLRTAESVLGAAPELVKSLLGEAPARLGPVDRRFADALYGAQAHRQQAEALVRLDIAGRAGVMCLAARDREAFTPEQGTDLLHFLARVVERRLALFLRDG from the coding sequence ATGTCCGACACCGATGCCAGCAAGCCCCGCCTGTTCGCCGTCCCGGGATCGGGTCTTCCCGACACGGGCGAGCTGCGCGCGGACAGCGTGGTGGACATCAATGCGGCCGCGCGCGCGAAGCTGCAGGGCGAGATTCGCAGGCTGAAGGCCACCAACGAGGCGCTGATCGCGCTCGCCAAGGCCAATCTCGCCGTCCAGGCGCAGACCCATTCGGCCGTGCTGGCGATCCTGGAAGCCGACACCCTGGCCGCCTTCGACCGCAAGCTCGCCGGACGCGTGGCCGGCGCGCTGAACGTGGACCTCGTCAAGGTCTTCATCGAGGGCCACGCCCCCTTGAGGACCGCCGAATCGGTGCTGGGCGCCGCGCCGGAACTCGTCAAATCCCTGCTCGGCGAGGCCCCGGCCCGGCTCGGACCCGTCGACCGGCGCTTCGCCGACGCGCTCTACGGCGCGCAGGCCCATCGCCAGCAGGCCGAGGCGCTCGTCCGCCTCGACATCGCGGGGCGCGCCGGCGTGATGTGCCTGGCCGCCCGCGACCGGGAGGCCTTCACCCCCGAGCAGGGCACCGATCTCCTGCATTTCCTCGCCCGCGTCGTCGAGCGCCGGCTCGCGCTCTTCCTGCGCGATGGCTGA
- a CDS encoding primosomal protein N' produces the protein MNDLFGPRPCASILFPLPLPEAFDYAVPEGMALQPGDHVLAPLGGRHVHGVVWALKEEADGERKLKPVEEVIGGPRLAEGTRRFVDWSAGYLVEPPGVILRQVLRSSSALKPSPVETVYRLGQTRPDRLTPAREAVIAAAGRKPMSAADLARAAGVSGSVVKGLADLGVLVVEEREVDPPFEAPDPYREGVELNEIQRQAAAILRRLVAAGGFQAALIDGVTGSGKTEVYFEAVAELLRREPQAQILVLLPEIALTQSVMDRFEARFGARPALWHSDIGQKERRRVWREVATGRARIVAGARSALFLPFTGLRAIIVDEEHDPTFKQDEGLTYHARDLAVARGKLEGALVVLASATPSLESLVNAEAGRYVHIRLPGRAGLAELPEIATLDLREFPPERGNWLSEPLVREMAEVFARGEQTLLYLNRRGFAPLVLCRACGHKMKSPDTERWLVEHRYTGRLVCHTTGFSMPKPRACPECGAEDSLTGVGPGVERVAEEARTRFPDAVVEVFSSDTAQGPDAVRDLVQRMERGEIDILVGTQIAAKGHNFPRLTLVGVVDADLGLAGGDLRAGERTYQMLVQAAGRAGRADRPGKAILQTHQPEHEALQALVAGDRAAFLDAERMMREHLRLPPYGRLAALVLSGPDPERLEETARGIAAAAPLAEGVEVFGPADAPLAVIRGRWRKRFLVQADRKVDVSAYMRAWMARVKIPAAIRASVDIEPYSFL, from the coding sequence TTGAACGATCTCTTCGGACCCCGGCCCTGCGCCTCGATTCTCTTCCCGCTGCCGCTGCCGGAAGCGTTCGACTATGCCGTGCCGGAGGGGATGGCGCTTCAGCCCGGCGATCATGTCCTCGCCCCGCTCGGCGGCCGGCACGTGCACGGCGTCGTCTGGGCGCTGAAGGAGGAAGCCGATGGCGAGCGCAAGCTCAAGCCGGTCGAGGAGGTCATCGGCGGGCCGCGCCTGGCAGAGGGCACGCGCCGCTTCGTCGACTGGTCGGCCGGCTATCTCGTCGAGCCGCCCGGCGTGATCCTGCGCCAGGTGCTGCGGAGTTCCTCCGCCCTGAAGCCCTCCCCGGTGGAGACGGTCTACCGGCTCGGGCAGACCCGCCCCGATCGCCTGACCCCGGCGCGCGAGGCGGTGATCGCGGCGGCCGGAAGGAAGCCGATGAGCGCGGCCGATCTCGCGCGCGCCGCCGGGGTGTCCGGTTCGGTGGTCAAGGGCCTGGCCGATCTCGGCGTGCTCGTCGTGGAGGAGCGCGAGGTCGATCCACCCTTCGAGGCTCCCGATCCCTATCGCGAGGGCGTCGAACTCAACGAGATTCAGCGCCAGGCCGCCGCCATACTGCGCCGGCTCGTGGCGGCCGGCGGGTTCCAGGCCGCGCTGATCGACGGCGTGACCGGCTCGGGCAAGACCGAGGTGTATTTCGAGGCGGTCGCCGAGCTCCTGCGCCGCGAGCCGCAGGCACAGATCCTCGTCCTGTTGCCGGAGATCGCGCTGACCCAGTCGGTGATGGACCGGTTCGAGGCCCGCTTCGGCGCGCGCCCGGCCCTGTGGCACAGCGATATCGGCCAGAAGGAGCGCCGCCGCGTCTGGCGCGAGGTCGCCACGGGCCGGGCCCGCATCGTCGCGGGGGCCCGCTCCGCGCTCTTCCTGCCCTTCACCGGCCTCAGGGCGATCATCGTCGACGAGGAGCACGACCCGACCTTCAAGCAGGACGAGGGGCTGACCTATCACGCGCGCGATCTGGCCGTGGCGCGCGGCAAGCTGGAAGGCGCGCTGGTGGTGCTGGCGAGCGCCACGCCCTCGCTGGAAAGCCTGGTGAATGCCGAGGCGGGCCGGTACGTGCACATCCGGCTTCCCGGCCGGGCCGGGCTCGCCGAGCTGCCGGAGATCGCCACGCTCGATCTTCGCGAATTCCCGCCCGAGCGCGGCAACTGGCTGTCCGAGCCTTTGGTGAGGGAGATGGCCGAGGTCTTCGCCCGCGGCGAGCAGACGCTGCTCTATCTCAACCGGCGCGGTTTCGCCCCGCTCGTGCTGTGCCGGGCGTGCGGGCACAAGATGAAGAGCCCGGACACCGAGCGCTGGCTGGTCGAGCACCGCTATACCGGCCGCCTCGTCTGCCACACGACGGGCTTCTCCATGCCCAAGCCCAGGGCCTGCCCCGAGTGCGGGGCGGAAGACAGCCTGACCGGCGTCGGGCCCGGTGTCGAGCGCGTCGCGGAGGAAGCCCGCACCCGCTTTCCCGACGCGGTGGTGGAGGTCTTCTCCTCCGACACCGCGCAGGGGCCGGACGCCGTGCGCGATCTCGTCCAGCGCATGGAGCGCGGCGAGATCGACATCCTCGTCGGCACGCAGATCGCGGCCAAGGGCCACAACTTCCCGCGCCTGACGCTGGTCGGCGTCGTGGATGCCGATCTCGGCCTGGCCGGCGGGGATCTCAGGGCCGGCGAGCGCACCTACCAGATGCTGGTCCAGGCCGCCGGGCGCGCGGGACGCGCCGACCGGCCCGGCAAGGCGATCCTGCAGACCCACCAGCCCGAGCACGAGGCCTTGCAGGCGCTCGTCGCCGGCGACCGGGCGGCCTTCCTCGATGCCGAGCGCATGATGCGCGAGCATCTCAGGCTTCCCCCCTATGGCCGGCTCGCCGCGCTCGTGCTTTCCGGGCCCGATCCGGAGCGACTGGAAGAGACCGCGCGCGGGATCGCCGCCGCGGCGCCCCTCGCCGAAGGCGTCGAGGTGTTCGGCCCCGCCGATGCCCCGCTCGCCGTCATCCGCGGGCGCTGGAGGAAGCGCTTCCTCGTCCAGGCCGACCGCAAGGTCGACGTCTCCGCCTACATGCGCGCCTGGATGGCGCGGGTGAAAATCCCCGCCGCGATAAGGGCGAGCGTCGACATCGAGCCGTATTCGTTTCTGTGA
- a CDS encoding F0F1 ATP synthase subunit delta, giving the protein MTTGENAVTGEAGKRYAKALFELAEEAKALDATETDVTTLGEAFGESADLRRVASSPLFGREDKAKALEALADRLGLSDLVKKFVAVMAANGRAGDLPDAVRAFKAMAARRRGATEAEVTSADKLTAAQLKELQAALKSALGHDVEVRAEVNPELIGGLVVKVGSRMFDSSLRSKLEGMRNAMKEA; this is encoded by the coding sequence GTGACCACCGGCGAGAACGCAGTTACGGGCGAGGCGGGCAAGCGCTACGCGAAAGCCCTGTTCGAGCTGGCCGAAGAGGCCAAGGCGCTCGACGCCACAGAGACCGACGTGACCACGCTCGGCGAGGCGTTCGGCGAATCCGCCGATCTGCGCCGCGTCGCCTCCAGCCCGCTGTTCGGGCGCGAGGACAAGGCGAAGGCGCTCGAGGCGCTGGCCGACAGGCTCGGCCTGTCCGATCTGGTGAAGAAGTTCGTGGCGGTCATGGCGGCCAACGGGCGCGCCGGCGACCTGCCCGATGCGGTGCGGGCCTTCAAGGCCATGGCCGCGCGCCGTCGCGGAGCGACGGAAGCCGAGGTCACCAGCGCCGACAAGCTCACCGCCGCCCAGCTCAAGGAGCTGCAGGCGGCGTTGAAATCCGCCCTCGGCCACGATGTCGAGGTGCGCGCGGAAGTGAACCCTGAACTGATTGGCGGGCTGGTCGTGAAGGTCGGCTCGCGCATGTTCGACTCCTCCCTTCGTTCGAAGCTGGAGGGGATGCGAAACGCGATGAAAGAGGCTTGA
- the atpA gene encoding F0F1 ATP synthase subunit alpha — protein MDIRAAEISAILKDQIKNFGAEAEVSDVGTVLSVGDGIARIHGLDDVRAGELVEFPGGIKGMALNLERDNVGVVIFGDDRGIKEGDTVKRLGSIVDTPVGKGLLGRVVNALGEPIDGKGPLKDVAENRRVDVKAPGILPRKSVHEPMATGIKAIDSMIPVGRGQRELIIGDRQTGKSAICIDTILNQKQVHESGEESEKLFCIYVAVGQKRSTVAQVVKTLEENGALDYTIVVAATASDPAPMQYLAPFTGCAMGEWFRDNGMHALIVYDDLSKQAVAYRQMSLLLRRPPGREAYPGDVFYLHSRLLERAAKLNDEHGAGSLTALPIIETQANDVSAYIPTNVISITDGQIFLETDLFYQGIRPAVNVGLSVSRVGSAAQTKATKQAAGKIKGELAQYREMAAFAQFGSDLDAATQRLLARGERLTELLKQPQFSPLSMEEQVCVMYAGTRGFLDKLPVKSIGRYEEELLRHLHAEKSKLLETIRKEKKLSDDTEAELKATLEAFTSHFA, from the coding sequence ATGGATATCCGGGCGGCGGAAATTTCCGCGATCCTCAAAGATCAAATCAAGAATTTCGGCGCCGAGGCGGAAGTCTCCGACGTCGGCACGGTGCTGTCGGTCGGTGACGGCATCGCGCGCATCCATGGCCTGGACGATGTCCGCGCCGGCGAGCTCGTCGAGTTCCCGGGCGGGATCAAGGGCATGGCGCTGAACCTGGAGCGCGACAATGTCGGCGTCGTGATCTTCGGCGACGACCGCGGCATCAAGGAAGGCGACACCGTCAAGCGCCTGGGCTCCATCGTCGACACCCCCGTCGGCAAGGGCCTGCTCGGCCGCGTCGTCAACGCGCTCGGCGAGCCGATCGACGGAAAGGGCCCGCTGAAGGACGTCGCGGAGAACCGCCGCGTCGACGTGAAGGCCCCCGGCATCCTGCCGCGCAAGTCGGTGCACGAGCCGATGGCCACGGGCATCAAGGCGATCGACTCCATGATCCCGGTCGGGCGCGGCCAGCGCGAGCTGATCATCGGCGACCGCCAGACCGGCAAGTCGGCGATCTGCATCGACACCATCCTGAACCAGAAGCAGGTCCACGAGTCCGGCGAGGAGAGCGAGAAGCTCTTCTGCATCTACGTCGCCGTCGGCCAGAAGCGCTCGACGGTGGCCCAGGTCGTCAAGACGCTGGAAGAGAACGGCGCGCTCGACTACACGATCGTGGTCGCCGCGACGGCCTCCGATCCCGCGCCCATGCAGTATCTCGCGCCGTTCACCGGCTGCGCCATGGGCGAGTGGTTCCGCGACAACGGCATGCATGCCCTGATCGTGTACGACGACCTGTCCAAGCAGGCCGTCGCCTACCGCCAGATGTCGCTCCTGCTGCGCCGCCCGCCGGGCCGCGAAGCCTATCCGGGCGACGTGTTCTACCTGCACTCGCGCCTGCTCGAGCGCGCCGCCAAGCTCAATGACGAGCACGGCGCGGGCTCGCTGACGGCGCTGCCGATCATCGAGACCCAGGCCAACGACGTGTCGGCCTACATCCCGACCAACGTGATCTCGATCACCGACGGCCAGATCTTCCTGGAAACCGACCTGTTCTACCAGGGCATCCGCCCGGCGGTGAACGTCGGCCTGTCGGTGAGCCGGGTGGGCTCGGCGGCCCAGACCAAGGCCACCAAGCAGGCCGCGGGCAAGATCAAGGGCGAGCTCGCCCAGTACCGGGAAATGGCCGCCTTCGCGCAGTTCGGCTCCGACCTCGATGCGGCGACCCAGCGCCTGCTGGCCCGCGGCGAGCGTCTGACCGAGCTTCTCAAGCAGCCGCAGTTCAGCCCGCTCTCGATGGAAGAGCAGGTCTGCGTCATGTATGCGGGCACGCGCGGCTTCCTCGACAAGCTGCCGGTGAAGTCCATCGGCCGCTACGAGGAGGAGCTGCTGCGCCACCTGCACGCGGAGAAGTCGAAGCTTCTGGAGACCATCCGCAAGGAGAAGAAGCTCTCCGACGACACCGAGGCGGAACTGAAGGCGACGCTCGAAGCCTTCACCAGCCACTTCGCGTAA